The following are encoded together in the Lathyrus oleraceus cultivar Zhongwan6 chromosome 3, CAAS_Psat_ZW6_1.0, whole genome shotgun sequence genome:
- the LOC127130420 gene encoding uncharacterized protein LOC127130420: protein MSFAYDLLLFARGNTMSVELMMQAFKGFSNSTGMNVNPSKYKVYFGNVESTIKQNIKQVTEFTEGPLPFRYLSISLNSKKLPVEKCLILVDKIVNRIKHCSAKILSFAGRLQLINSVLFSTTNYWLQYFPLPQTVMKKVEAACGSFLWSNSDKVTRKSLIALSKVFLPKKQGGLNIISITGWNKACLTKLLWNLCGKADSLWIKWIHSYYTKHQDIMTVLIKTKCSWILKVILNQRHAVCHLDEWKDMLLQEKACTRKIYYAIKTQY from the coding sequence ATGAGTTTTGCTTATGATTTACTTCTTTTTGCTAGAGGGAACACTATGTCCGTTGAGCTAATGATGCAAGCCTTTAAAGGCTTCTCTAATTCAACAGGGATGAATGTCAATCCAAGCAAGTACAAGGTTTACTTTGGGAATGTGGAGAGCACTATCAAGCAGAATATCAAGCAGGTGACTGAGTTCACTGAAGGGCCTCTTCCTTTCAGGTATCTTAGTATCTCCCTCAATAGCAAGAAGCTTCCTGTTGAGAAGTGTCTGATTCTAGTTGATAAAATTGTCAATAGGATTAAGCATTGTAGTGCTAAAATCCTTAGTTTTGCTGGGAGGCTCCAACTTATTAATAGTGTCTTATTTTCCACGACTAACTATTGGTTACAATATTTTCCTCTTCCCCAAACTGTTATGAAAAAAGTTGAAGCTGCCTGCGGATCTTTCCTCTGGTCTAACAGTGATAAAGTCACTAGGAAATCCCTCATTGCTTTGAGTAAAGTTTTTCTACCAAAAAAGCAAGGTGGCCTGAACATTATTTCTATTACTGGTTGGAATAAGGCGTGTCTCACCAAGTTGTTATGGAATTTGTGTGGTAAGGCTGATAGCCTGTGGATCAAATGGATCCATAGTTACTACACCAAACATCAGGATATCATGACTGTCCTTATCAAAACCAAATGTTCTTGGATTTTAAAAGTTATCCTTAACCAAAGACATGCGGTGTGCCATCTTGATGAGTGGAAAGATATGTTGCTTCAGGAAAAGGCATGCACCAGGAAAATTTATTATGCTATCAAGACTCAATATTAA